Genomic DNA from Sphaerodactylus townsendi isolate TG3544 linkage group LG14, MPM_Stown_v2.3, whole genome shotgun sequence:
GCTTAGTAATCCTGCTTCGGGCTGAGATGGTGCTGTATTCCTGTTCAGTttttaatctttctttttttccccctctttgccTTGATGTCTTAGGAGACACACACAAGGTTCCACCAAAACGAACCACCAAAACGAAGGATGCCCACGTCTGTGGCAGATGCTGTGCCGAATTTTTTGAACTATCAGATCTCCTGCAACATAAGAAGAACTGTACGAAAAAACAATTGGTTTTAATTGTGAATGAAACCCCCGTTCCTCCTCCTGAAGCCTTCCCTCCTTGCCCCCCTTCTGAGAATCCCGACAAACCGAGGAATGACGCAGCTAAGAGCGTGGATCAAGTAGACGTTTCCGAGCCTAGCACACTTGACCAGGAAGAATCTATGGACACCGAAGCATCCTGCGTGGACAAGAGCGCCGGCGGTAGTTCCCAGAATGTCAACGATAGTATTGCGAGCAGTAACGACTCCACAATGGGTACCTCAGCTACAGCAACCTCTCTACCTCAAACGGGGGACCTGACGACACTAGGCAACTTCTCAGTGATCAACAGCAACGTCATCATCGAGAACCTGCAGAGCACGAAAGTGGCGGTGGCGCAGTTCTCGCAGGAGGCCCGGTGCAACGGTGCCTCAAGCAGCAAGTTGGCCATCCCGGCCCTCATGGAGCAGCTGCTggcgttgcagcagcagcagatccaCCAACTGCAACTGATCGAACAGATCCGCCACCAAATATTACTGCTGGCTTCCCAGAGCACGGACCTGCCGTCATCGTTGAACCCGTCGCCGAGCCCGTTACGGACGTCCGCCCACCCGTTGTCCACATTAAGTTCTCACTTGTCCCAGCAGCTGGCTGCGGCGGCCGGATTGGCGCAAAGCTTGGCGAGCCAGTCCGCCAGCATCGGCGGCGTGAAGCAACTGCCTCCTCTACAGCTACCTCAGAACAACCCTGGCAACGCTATGATTCCATCCAGTAGCGGCTCATCTCCAAATATCACCGTCTCAACAGTAGCCATGGTGACACCGTCCTCTGAGAAAGTGGCTACAAATGCTGGCGGCCCTCAGCTCGGCAATCCACCAGCGCCCGTGTCATCTTCACCGGCTTTTGCAATAAGCAGCTTGTTAAGCCCTGTCTCGAACCCTCTTCTACCTCAGCCCACCCCTAGCAACTCCGTGTTCCCCAATCCTTTGTCGAATCTCGGGACGCCCGCAGAGGACTTGAACTCCTTGGCTGTTCTGGCCCAGCAGAGGAAAAGTAAGCCGCCCAACATCACCGCCTTTGAAACGAAAGGTCCTTCCGACGAAGCATTCTTTAAGCATAAATGCAGGTTCTGCGCTAAAGTGTTTGGGAGCGACAGTGCCTTGCAGATCCATTTGCGTTCTCACACTGGGGAGAGGCCATTCAAATGCAACATCTGTGGAAACCGGTTTTCCACCAAGGGGAACTTAAAAGTCCATTTTCAGCGTCATAAAGAGAAATACCCGCACATTCAGATGAACCCCTACCCCGTGCCCGAGCATCTGGACAACATTCCCACCAGTACGGGAATTCCGTACGGAATGTCGATACCACCGGAGAAACCCGTAACTAGCTGGCTGGACAGCAAGCCAGTCTTGTCAACACTGACGACATCCGTCGGCTTGCCACTGCCCCCCACGATTCCCAGCTTGACCCCCTTCATCAAAACAGAGGAACCTCAGCCCATTCCCATCACTTATCCTTCTTCCAGTCCCCCGTGTTCCATCAAAAGTGACTCTGGCTCGGGTGATCCTGCTGGGAAAAACTCAAATGGGCATGTAGCTGAAGGGGAGGTAGGTGCTTTGCTGTTGTCCGACGGCAAGCCAGAAGAGAACACTCAGTCATCGAGCACTGCCACGAGTCTTAACCATTCTGTAACCTCTCCGCCCACAGATTCAGGTTCCCACGGCGTGGTCGCTTTTACCAACCCTCTCATGCCTCTCATGTCCGAACAGTTTAAGGCCAAGTTTCCATTTGGGGGCCTGTTGGATGGAGTCCCGGCCTCCGAAACATCCAAGCTGCAACAACTGGTGGAGAACATTGACAAAAAGGCAACTGATCCAAACGAGTGTGTCATTTGCCACAGAATTCTCAGTTGCCAGAGTGCTTTGAAGATGCACTACCGCACACATACGGGCGAAAGGCCCTTCAAGTGCAAAATCTGTGGCCGTGCCTTCACGACGAAGGGCAACTTAAAGACCCACTATAGCGTCCACCGTGCCATGCCCCCTCTGAGAGTGCAACATTCCTGCCCGATCTGCCAGAAGAAGTTTACCAACGCTGTTGTGCTACAGCAGCACATCCGAATGCATATGGGTGGACAGATACCCAACACGCCTGTGACGGAGCACTACTCCGAGTCGATGGAGTCAGACACGGGGTCATTTGATGAGAAGAACTTTGACGACCTGGACAACTTCTCCGACGAGAACATGGAAGACTGTCCTGACAGTAGCGTGCCAGATACACCTAAATCGGTCGACGCATCTCAAGATAGCTTATCTTCTTCCCCATTGCCACCAGAAATGTCAAGTATTGCTGCTTTAGAAAACCAGATGAAGATGATCAATGCAGGGCTTGCGGAACAACTCCAAGCCAGCTTGAAGTCTGTGGAGAATGGGTCAGTGGAAGGGGACGTCATGACAAATGATTCGTCATCAGTCGGTGGAGATATGGAAAGCCAAAGCGCTGGAAGTCCTGCTATCTCAGAGTCTACCTCTTCCATGCAGGCCTTGTCTCCATCCAACAGTACGACTGATTACCACAAGTCACCGAGCGTTGAAGAGAAACCACCAAGAACGTTATTTAGTGATTGTGCCAATGGTTGGCCCCTGACCCTTGCAAATGGTGGCGCTTTGGACTTGACATCGGGCAACCCAGAGAAGCTGATGATTAAGGAAGAGTCCTTGACTATGCTGTTCCCTTTCCGAGACAGAGGCAAACTTAGAAACACGGCGTGCGACATTTGTGGCAAAACGTTTGCTTGTCAGAGTGCCTTGGACATTCATTACAGAAGTCATACCAAAGAGAGACCGTTTATTTGCACAGTCTGCAATCGTGGCTTTTCCACAAAGGGTAATTTGAAGCAGCATATGTTGACACATCAAATGCGAGACCTACCATCACAGCTCTTTGAACCCAACGCAAACCTGGGCCCCAATCAGAACTCGTCGACGGTCCCAACTAGCGCTCTCGCGTCGCTGATCAAGACGGAGGTCAACGGTTTCGGGCACGGCTCTCCTCAGGACAGTAGAGAGACCCTACCTGGCCTCATTGCTCCGGGGCCTTTACCATCTTCAGCATCATCACCCGTTTTGCTTCCCGCACTGCCCAGACGAACACCGAAGCAGCACTATTGCCACACGTGTGGGAAGACCTTTTCGTCCTCCAGTGCGTTGCAGATTCATGAAAGGACCCACACGGGAGAAAAGCCTTTTGCCTGCACCATATGTGGAAGAGCTTTCACGACAAAAGGCAACCTGAAGGTACTTCTTTGGTCTCTTTTCATTGCTCACATGCTCTGTTTGTGCTTCATGCTGTGTCACAGTAAGTGAACAATAATTGACTTGGGCAGCCTTTCCTGTTGTTTTTAGCATCCCAGGTTGGATTTGGCCAGCTTTTCTGCTCAGTC
This window encodes:
- the SALL1 gene encoding sal-like protein 1 isoform X1, which gives rise to MTDAGASMSRRKQAKPQHFQSEPELASKAQRNGDTHKVPPKRTTKTKDAHVCGRCCAEFFELSDLLQHKKNCTKKQLVLIVNETPVPPPEAFPPCPPSENPDKPRNDAAKSVDQVDVSEPSTLDQEESMDTEASCVDKSAGGSSQNVNDSIASSNDSTMGTSATATSLPQTGDLTTLGNFSVINSNVIIENLQSTKVAVAQFSQEARCNGASSSKLAIPALMEQLLALQQQQIHQLQLIEQIRHQILLLASQSTDLPSSLNPSPSPLRTSAHPLSTLSSHLSQQLAAAAGLAQSLASQSASIGGVKQLPPLQLPQNNPGNAMIPSSSGSSPNITVSTVAMVTPSSEKVATNAGGPQLGNPPAPVSSSPAFAISSLLSPVSNPLLPQPTPSNSVFPNPLSNLGTPAEDLNSLAVLAQQRKSKPPNITAFETKGPSDEAFFKHKCRFCAKVFGSDSALQIHLRSHTGERPFKCNICGNRFSTKGNLKVHFQRHKEKYPHIQMNPYPVPEHLDNIPTSTGIPYGMSIPPEKPVTSWLDSKPVLSTLTTSVGLPLPPTIPSLTPFIKTEEPQPIPITYPSSSPPCSIKSDSGSGDPAGKNSNGHVAEGEVGALLLSDGKPEENTQSSSTATSLNHSVTSPPTDSGSHGVVAFTNPLMPLMSEQFKAKFPFGGLLDGVPASETSKLQQLVENIDKKATDPNECVICHRILSCQSALKMHYRTHTGERPFKCKICGRAFTTKGNLKTHYSVHRAMPPLRVQHSCPICQKKFTNAVVLQQHIRMHMGGQIPNTPVTEHYSESMESDTGSFDEKNFDDLDNFSDENMEDCPDSSVPDTPKSVDASQDSLSSSPLPPEMSSIAALENQMKMINAGLAEQLQASLKSVENGSVEGDVMTNDSSSVGGDMESQSAGSPAISESTSSMQALSPSNSTTDYHKSPSVEEKPPRTLFSDCANGWPLTLANGGALDLTSGNPEKLMIKEESLTMLFPFRDRGKLRNTACDICGKTFACQSALDIHYRSHTKERPFICTVCNRGFSTKGNLKQHMLTHQMRDLPSQLFEPNANLGPNQNSSTVPTSALASLIKTEVNGFGHGSPQDSRETLPGLIAPGPLPSSASSPVLLPALPRRTPKQHYCHTCGKTFSSSSALQIHERTHTGEKPFACTICGRAFTTKGNLKVHMGTHMWNSTPARRGRRLSVDGPMTFLGSNPVKFPDMFQKDLAARSGNGDPSSFWNQYAVALSNGLAMKTNEISVIQNGGIPPIPGSMGNGSSSPISGLTGSLEKLQNSEPNAPLAGLEKMASSENGTHFRFTRFVEDSKEIVTN
- the SALL1 gene encoding sal-like protein 1 isoform X2, with amino-acid sequence MGDTHKVPPKRTTKTKDAHVCGRCCAEFFELSDLLQHKKNCTKKQLVLIVNETPVPPPEAFPPCPPSENPDKPRNDAAKSVDQVDVSEPSTLDQEESMDTEASCVDKSAGGSSQNVNDSIASSNDSTMGTSATATSLPQTGDLTTLGNFSVINSNVIIENLQSTKVAVAQFSQEARCNGASSSKLAIPALMEQLLALQQQQIHQLQLIEQIRHQILLLASQSTDLPSSLNPSPSPLRTSAHPLSTLSSHLSQQLAAAAGLAQSLASQSASIGGVKQLPPLQLPQNNPGNAMIPSSSGSSPNITVSTVAMVTPSSEKVATNAGGPQLGNPPAPVSSSPAFAISSLLSPVSNPLLPQPTPSNSVFPNPLSNLGTPAEDLNSLAVLAQQRKSKPPNITAFETKGPSDEAFFKHKCRFCAKVFGSDSALQIHLRSHTGERPFKCNICGNRFSTKGNLKVHFQRHKEKYPHIQMNPYPVPEHLDNIPTSTGIPYGMSIPPEKPVTSWLDSKPVLSTLTTSVGLPLPPTIPSLTPFIKTEEPQPIPITYPSSSPPCSIKSDSGSGDPAGKNSNGHVAEGEVGALLLSDGKPEENTQSSSTATSLNHSVTSPPTDSGSHGVVAFTNPLMPLMSEQFKAKFPFGGLLDGVPASETSKLQQLVENIDKKATDPNECVICHRILSCQSALKMHYRTHTGERPFKCKICGRAFTTKGNLKTHYSVHRAMPPLRVQHSCPICQKKFTNAVVLQQHIRMHMGGQIPNTPVTEHYSESMESDTGSFDEKNFDDLDNFSDENMEDCPDSSVPDTPKSVDASQDSLSSSPLPPEMSSIAALENQMKMINAGLAEQLQASLKSVENGSVEGDVMTNDSSSVGGDMESQSAGSPAISESTSSMQALSPSNSTTDYHKSPSVEEKPPRTLFSDCANGWPLTLANGGALDLTSGNPEKLMIKEESLTMLFPFRDRGKLRNTACDICGKTFACQSALDIHYRSHTKERPFICTVCNRGFSTKGNLKQHMLTHQMRDLPSQLFEPNANLGPNQNSSTVPTSALASLIKTEVNGFGHGSPQDSRETLPGLIAPGPLPSSASSPVLLPALPRRTPKQHYCHTCGKTFSSSSALQIHERTHTGEKPFACTICGRAFTTKGNLKVHMGTHMWNSTPARRGRRLSVDGPMTFLGSNPVKFPDMFQKDLAARSGNGDPSSFWNQYAVALSNGLAMKTNEISVIQNGGIPPIPGSMGNGSSSPISGLTGSLEKLQNSEPNAPLAGLEKMASSENGTHFRFTRFVEDSKEIVTN